The Candidatus Methylomirabilota bacterium genome contains the following window.
TCGGCCCAGCAGCGCCAACGGTACTACATCCCGCTCTGTCCCGCCGCGGCCCTCCTCATCGGGTGGTGGTACTCGACGTTGGCGTGGCGGTGGCGTGCACGGGCGTTCGCAGGCGCGTGGATTGCGGTCGCGGCGGTCGGTGGCGCGCTCGTCACGCTGGACACGCCACGCTACAACGCCACGACCGATCTCACCGGGCTACGAGCTGTGCTGGCGCAGGCACCGCTGCCCCTCTTCTCGCTTGCCCTACAAGATCTCGCCCTGTCCTTCAACCTCGACCGCCCTGTCGTGAACGCCAAAAATTTCCAAAGGTTCGAGGACCGCGTGGGGCAGGGTAAGATCGAATACCTGATCATTTCGGATCGAGCCCTCCGCGCACAGCCCGTCGCCCCCTGCATGCGCCGCATTGCCCGGGGCCTGGTGACGCGGCAGCCGTTCACGGTCCTCGACCCGACGGGCTGTCGCGAGCCAGCGTCGTCGCCCGACGACAAGAGGTCGGGGTAGGGCGCGGTCATGTGCGGCATCACCGGCTTCGTCGGTCACACGCGCCTGCCCGATGCGCGGGCCACGGTCGAGCGGATGACGGCGACCCTCGTCCACCGTGGCCCTGACGACCAGGGCACGTATGTGGATCGCTGCACGGCGCTCGGCGTCCGGCGACTGGGCGTGATCGACCTCGTGACCGGCCACCAGCCCGTGTCGAACGAAGACGGGACTGTCTGGGTAGTCCAGAACGGTGAAATCTACAATTACCGGGCGCTCCGCGACCGGCTCCGTCTACTGGGCCACGTCTTCCGCACGCACTCGGATACCGAGGTCATCGTCCACGCCTACGAGGCGTACGGGGAGGACTGCGTCTCCCACCTCGACGGGATGTTTGCCTTCGCCATCTGGGACTCCCGGCAAAATACCCTCCTGCTGGCCCGCGACCGCTTGGGCGAGAAACCGCTCTACTACCACGCGGGTCCCGAGGCCTTCGTCTTCGGGTCCGAGCTGCGAGCGTTGCTGCCGCATCCGGCCGTGCCGCGCCGGCTCGACCTCACAAGCCTCGCGCGGTACCTCAACTTCGAGTACGTCCCGACACCCCACTCGATCCTGGCCGGGATCGAGAAGCTTCCGGCTGGCCATATGCTCACGATCAGCCCGGGCGGCAAGCCGCACACGGCTCGCTACTGGGATCTCTCGTTCGCCGCGGACCCGTCCGTGAGCGAACGGGAGTGGCAGGAGGCGTTGCTCCGCCAGCTCGAGGCATCGGTGCGCGCCCAGCTGGTAAGCGACGTGCCGCTCGGACTCTTCTTGAGTGGCGGGATGGACTCGAGCGCCATCGTGGCCCTGGCCAGCCGGGCGCTCACGGGCCGGAGGGTCAAGACGTTCAGTCTCGGGTTCACCGAGGCGAGCTACGACGAGCGGCCGTTCGCCCGCGCCGTCGCGAACTTTTGTGGCACTGAGCACACGGAGGTTGGCTTCTCGGCGACCGACGCCGCGGGTCTGCTCGAGCGCGCTGGCGACCTGCTCGACGAGCCGTTGGCGGACGGATCGTTCCTGCCCATCTACCAGCTGTCGCAGGCCGCCCGCCGCGAGGTGACGGTTGTCCTGAGCGGCGACGGGGGCGACGAGCTCTTCTGCGGCTATCCCACGTTCCAGGCGGACAGGGCGGCGCGCCTGGTGCAGCGACTACCGCCGGCGGTACAACGAGCGGCGGCGCACGCGGTCGAGCGATTGAAGCCGTCGCCCCGCTACGGCAGCGTCGAGTCGCTCCTCAAGAGGTTTTTCAGGGCGTTGCCGTACTCCCCGGAGATCCGTACGCAGCTGCTGCTGGGCGGGCTGACGCCGGTGGAGCGCTCGGCGCTGCTCTCGCCCGCCGTACGCGCGGCCTGTGCACGCGTCGATCCCTACGAGGAGCTGACAGCGAGCGTCACCGGGCTGCCGAGTCTCGGCCCGCTCGACGGGCTCATCTACCAGCACTGCAAGAACTATCTTGCCGACCAGAACCTTGTCACAGTGGACCGGGCAAGCATGGCGTGCGGCCTCGAGGTGCGGGCGCCATTCCTCGACCGCCCCCTCGTAGAGCTCGCAGGATGCATGCCGTCCACGCTCAAGCTGAAGGGCTGGCGGACCAAGCACATTCTCAAGCGTGCGCTGCGTGGCCTGGTCCCCGACGC
Protein-coding sequences here:
- the asnB gene encoding asparagine synthase (glutamine-hydrolyzing) gives rise to the protein MCGITGFVGHTRLPDARATVERMTATLVHRGPDDQGTYVDRCTALGVRRLGVIDLVTGHQPVSNEDGTVWVVQNGEIYNYRALRDRLRLLGHVFRTHSDTEVIVHAYEAYGEDCVSHLDGMFAFAIWDSRQNTLLLARDRLGEKPLYYHAGPEAFVFGSELRALLPHPAVPRRLDLTSLARYLNFEYVPTPHSILAGIEKLPAGHMLTISPGGKPHTARYWDLSFAADPSVSEREWQEALLRQLEASVRAQLVSDVPLGLFLSGGMDSSAIVALASRALTGRRVKTFSLGFTEASYDERPFARAVANFCGTEHTEVGFSATDAAGLLERAGDLLDEPLADGSFLPIYQLSQAARREVTVVLSGDGGDELFCGYPTFQADRAARLVQRLPPAVQRAAAHAVERLKPSPRYGSVESLLKRFFRALPYSPEIRTQLLLGGLTPVERSALLSPAVRAACARVDPYEELTASVTGLPSLGPLDGLIYQHCKNYLADQNLVTVDRASMACGLEVRAPFLDRPLVELAGCMPSTLKLKGWRTKHILKRALRGLVPDAILGRRKQGFGVPLGLWMRGPLRRALEARLASEEVIRIGLFDADTTRRLVAEHVSGARDHQKILWGLLMFDAWRERYLPGVRWS